The nucleotide window CGGAGTGGCCCACGACCTGGCATATGACCTGGCAGCCCCGCTCACGTAGGCCCTGGAGGTACTCCCCGTCCTGCCGCACGAACTCTGAGATGCCCGGGTTCTGGAGTCCGACTGAGTTCATCAGCCCCGAAGCGATCTCGGCCATGCGTGGGGCGGGGTTGCCGTCCCAGGGATCGATCGAGCAGCCCTTGGTCGTTATGGCACCCAGCTGAGCCACGTCGTAGAAGCCCTCGAACTGCCAGCCGTAGCCAAAGGTGCCCGAGGCGGTGTTGATGGGGTTTCTCATCTTGATTCCGCCGAGGTCGACGAACATGCTCACGTCACTCACCAGAGGACCTCCCGGGCATCGAAGACGGGACCATCCGTGCAGCAGGCCTTGTAGCCGCCCGACACCATGGCGACGTTGCAGGTGTTGCAGGCGCCAAAGCCGCAGGTCATCATCCTCTCCAGCGAGACCTGGCAGGCGATTTCCGCCTTGGCCGCCAGTCGCGCGACGGACGCCATCATGGGAGCCGGTCCACAGGCGTAGGCCATCCCATACGCCCTCCTTCCGAGGAGGGCGCCCATGGCGTCGGTCGTGAGTCCCCTCATGCCCGCCGAACCGTCGTCGGTCGTGACGACGACCTCGCCGCCGTCCAGCTCGCGCGCCCTTTCGACGCCCCAGAGCCGTCGTGCGTCCTGGGCTCCGATCACGACGTCGAAGGGCACGCCCCTCTCGGCCAGCATGCGCGACGCCGCCATGATGGGTGCTATGCCGGCGCCCCCCGAGACCAGAAGGCAGCGCCGGGCGTCCGTCGGCGTCTGCCAGCCGTGGCCACAGGGCCCGACGACGTCGGAGGAGTCACCGGGGCGCATCGTGGAGAGGCGACGGGTGCCCTCCCCCACCACGGCGTAGACCAGCTCGACTGTTCCCACCCGGGCATCGGAGCGCGAGAAGGATAGCGGCAGACGCACGATGTGCGAGGCGTCGCCAGGGACGTTCAGGTTCATGAACTGTCCCGGCTCGATGGTCCGGGCCAGGGCGGGGGCCTCCATGACGAGGCGAAAGACCGAATCGGCCTCTTCGTCGTTCGAGGCGACCCTGAAGTCATGGAGCCGTACGGAGGAAGTGGGAATCACGCGTGCCCCCTGATCAAGACGATGGGACGGCGCGCCGGTCAGCTGCCGCCGCGCCGTCCCGTTCGGACGAACGGTTAGGCGACGAGGCCGCCCTCGAGCACGCGCCTGCCGTCGACGAAGACGTCGGTGGCGGCGCCCACGAGGGTCTCGCCCATAAACGCCGAGTTCTTCGAGAGGCTCTCGAAGTAGTCGGTCGTGACCCTCACCTCACGGTCGGGATCGATGAGCGTGAGGTCGGCGCGCGAGCCGGCCTCGATGCTAACGGGCCGCAGCCTGAGGACGGAGCGGGGGTTTACGGCCATGACCTCAACCAGACGCTGCCAGGACATGAGACCGGTGCGGACCATGTTGTTGAGCATGAGGGGAAGCGAGGTCTCCAGGCCGATGGTGCCGAAGAAGGCGATCTCCCACTCGCAGTCCTTCTCGTGCTGGGCGTGGGGAGCATGGTCGGTGACGACGCAGTCGACGGACCCGTCCAGAATGCCCCGGCGCAGCGCCTCGGCATCGGAGGGAAGGCGCAGCGGTGGGTTCATCTTGAGGCTGGTGTCGAAGGCGTCCGTGATGTCCTCCTCGCTCAGGAAGAGGTGGTGTGGCGTGACCTCGCAGGTGACGGGCAGCCCCTCGGCCTTGGCGGCCTTGACGAGCTCGAGGCCCTTGGCCGTGGAGATGTGCGCGATGTGCAGCGGGCAGCCGGTCAGGCGGCAGAGCTCGATGTCGCGATAGATCTCCATCTCCTCGCCCAGCGCCGGCCAGCCGAACATGCCCAGCCGCGTCGACGCCCTGCCCTCGTTGATGACGCCATGCGACGAGAGGGACTCGTCCTCGCAATGGGCGATCGCCACGCGGTCGAACTGGGAGACGTAGTCCATGCAGGTACGCATCATGCCGGCGCTCTGCACGCCATGGCCATCGTCGGAGAAGGCGCAGGCACCCTCCATGACCATGTCACCGATCTCGGCCAGGGCCTCGCCCCTCTGTCCGCGCGTCAGCGCGCCGATGGGACGCACGTGGCAGAGGTTGGCGGCACGCGCACGGTCGATCTGGTAGCGGATGCCGGTCCCCGTGTCAGTCACGGGATCCGTGTTGGGCATCGTCGCCACGTCGGTGAAGCCTCCGTGGACTGCGGCGCGGCTGCCGGTCTCGATGGTCTCCTTGTACTCGAAGCCTGGGTCGCGGAAGTGGACGTGCATGTCAACGAGGCCGGGAACGAGGTACTTGCCCGTGGCGTCGATGACCTCGACGCCATCGGCGGGCGCCAGCCCCGCGCCCACCTCGACGATGTCGCTTCCCTCCACGAGGATGTCGGTCATGCCGTCCAGGCCGACCTGTGGATCCACGGCATGGGCGCCCTTAAGCAGAAATGCCATTGTTCTCTCCTCCCAGAAGCAGGTACATCTCGGCCATGCGGGTGAGAACGCCAGCATTGACCTGGTCAAGGATCCTCGAGCGCGCGCAGTCGGCAACGTCGGCGTTGATCTCCATGCCCCGGTTCATGGGACCCGGGTGGCAGATGATGGCGTTGTCCTTCATCCTGCCCACGCGCCTCACGTCAAGGCCGTAGAGGCGATTGTACTCGCGACGGGACGGGATGGCGGCGCCCTCCATGCGCTCCAGTTGGACGCGCAGCATGTAGACGACGTCCATGTCCTCGATGACCTCGTCGAGGCTGGAGGTCTGCGGGCAGCCGAACCAATCGGGGTCGTCCACCTGGAAGGTCGGGGGGCCCACCAGGGTGACGTCGGCGCCCATGGTCTTGAGGGCCGGCGCAAGGGAGCCGCAGACGCGGCTGTGCGCGAGGTCGCCGACGATGGCGACCTTGAGGCCCGCAAGATGGCCGAAGTGCTTGCGGATGGTGTAGAGGTCGAGCATGGCCTGCGTGGGATGCTGGTGCTTGCCGTCGCCCGCGTTTATGACGATGGCATCGGTGTTCTCGGTGATCTTCCGCGGGGTCCCGGCAAGGCGGGCTCGGCAGACGAACATGTCGACGTTCATGGCGTCGATGGTCTGGATGGTGTCGGCGAGGGATTCCCCCTTGACGACCGAGGAGGTGGAGCCGCCCATGCTCAGGCTGTCTGCGGACAGGCGCTTCTCGGCGAGCTCGAAGGAGCTCTTGGTGCGCGTGGAGGGCTCGAGGAAGAGGTTCACGATGGTTCGTCCGCGCAGGGCGGGGACCTTCTTGATGGCGCGCCTGTTGACCTCCTCGAACGATGCGGCGGTGTCGAGTATCTGGGTGATGTCGTCAGCCGTGAGGCTGTAGGTGTCGATGAGGTGTTTGACAGAGAGCATTTAGTTCGCGCCTCCCGCGTTCTTCTCGGTGTTGACGTCCCAGATCTCGACGGCGTCGTGGTCGTCGAGGGGCCGGATGCAGACGCGCACGTCCTCCTCGTGAGACGACGGGACGTTCTTGCCCACGAAGTCGGCGCGGATCGGCAGCTCGCGATGGCCGCGGTCAACCATAACGGCAAGCCGCACCGTTTTGGGACGCCCGTAGTCCATGAGGGCGTTGAGGGCCGAGCGCACCGTACGGCCCGTATAGAGCACGTCGTCCACCAGGACGATGTTGGCGCCATCGATGACGAAGGGGATGTTGGTGGCATGGAGCACGGGAGCGATGGCGCGCGTCACATCATCACGATAGAAGCTGATGTCGAGCGAGCCCATCTGGGGGCGCGTGCCCTCGATCCGCTCGATCGCATCCGCCAGGAGGTTGGCAAGGGTCTCCCCACGGCGGATGATCCCCACGAGGGCGATGCCATCCGCCCCCTCGTTGCGTTCGATGACCTCATGGGCGATGCGTGTCACCGCCCTCTCCATAGCCTGGCCATCCATGATGACCGCCTTGAGCCCGGACTGTCCCATGACGCTCCTTCCTCAACAAAAGTGCCCTGCCCGCACGCGCGGACAGGGCACCGGAAGAAACCTGTGTTTGGCCCTGCGGGACCCATCCACCTTACCGGTATCTCGTACCGCGCTTAAAGGCTATCTCGCGTCACAGTACAGCACAGGTGCCCGCCAGTGGCAATACCCAAGACGCAAGCGGCACAAGATGGCACGAGCGAGCGCCGATGGGACGAAGCCCTAGATGGATGCCGACTTGGTCGAGGTCGGCTTGATCAGGCCCCTCTCGGCGGCGCGGCGGCTGACGAACAGGCCCACGCGCGAGAAGGCGAAGCCCGGCCCGTTGGTCTTCCAGCTGTAGAGGAACTCGGACATGAGGGCCCGACGGTAGGGCCAGTCCGAGAACGGAACGGGGTCGTAGCCAGTGAGCTCGAAGAAGGTCCGCTTGAACGACCCCGAGAGCGTCGCGATCCGGACGACGACCTGCGGGTCCATGCGCCTGAACATTCGCGTGACCCAAGTCCGGCACCGCTCGTCC belongs to Olsenella uli DSM 7084 and includes:
- a CDS encoding dihydroorotate dehydrogenase electron transfer subunit, which translates into the protein MIPTSSVRLHDFRVASNDEEADSVFRLVMEAPALARTIEPGQFMNLNVPGDASHIVRLPLSFSRSDARVGTVELVYAVVGEGTRRLSTMRPGDSSDVVGPCGHGWQTPTDARRCLLVSGGAGIAPIMAASRMLAERGVPFDVVIGAQDARRLWGVERARELDGGEVVVTTDDGSAGMRGLTTDAMGALLGRRAYGMAYACGPAPMMASVARLAAKAEIACQVSLERMMTCGFGACNTCNVAMVSGGYKACCTDGPVFDAREVLW
- a CDS encoding dihydroorotase, whose product is MAFLLKGAHAVDPQVGLDGMTDILVEGSDIVEVGAGLAPADGVEVIDATGKYLVPGLVDMHVHFRDPGFEYKETIETGSRAAVHGGFTDVATMPNTDPVTDTGTGIRYQIDRARAANLCHVRPIGALTRGQRGEALAEIGDMVMEGACAFSDDGHGVQSAGMMRTCMDYVSQFDRVAIAHCEDESLSSHGVINEGRASTRLGMFGWPALGEEMEIYRDIELCRLTGCPLHIAHISTAKGLELVKAAKAEGLPVTCEVTPHHLFLSEEDITDAFDTSLKMNPPLRLPSDAEALRRGILDGSVDCVVTDHAPHAQHEKDCEWEIAFFGTIGLETSLPLMLNNMVRTGLMSWQRLVEVMAVNPRSVLRLRPVSIEAGSRADLTLIDPDREVRVTTDYFESLSKNSAFMGETLVGAATDVFVDGRRVLEGGLVA
- a CDS encoding aspartate carbamoyltransferase catalytic subunit yields the protein MLSVKHLIDTYSLTADDITQILDTAASFEEVNRRAIKKVPALRGRTIVNLFLEPSTRTKSSFELAEKRLSADSLSMGGSTSSVVKGESLADTIQTIDAMNVDMFVCRARLAGTPRKITENTDAIVINAGDGKHQHPTQAMLDLYTIRKHFGHLAGLKVAIVGDLAHSRVCGSLAPALKTMGADVTLVGPPTFQVDDPDWFGCPQTSSLDEVIEDMDVVYMLRVQLERMEGAAIPSRREYNRLYGLDVRRVGRMKDNAIICHPGPMNRGMEINADVADCARSRILDQVNAGVLTRMAEMYLLLGGENNGISA
- the pyrR gene encoding bifunctional pyr operon transcriptional regulator/uracil phosphoribosyltransferase PyrR, whose translation is MGQSGLKAVIMDGQAMERAVTRIAHEVIERNEGADGIALVGIIRRGETLANLLADAIERIEGTRPQMGSLDISFYRDDVTRAIAPVLHATNIPFVIDGANIVLVDDVLYTGRTVRSALNALMDYGRPKTVRLAVMVDRGHRELPIRADFVGKNVPSSHEEDVRVCIRPLDDHDAVEIWDVNTEKNAGGAN